The following are encoded together in the Jaculus jaculus isolate mJacJac1 chromosome 3, mJacJac1.mat.Y.cur, whole genome shotgun sequence genome:
- the LOC101594729 gene encoding olfactory receptor 6M1-like, with translation MGNWSPVTEFTLTAFPVLLQIRIFLFLVFLLTYTLTAAGNITIITLICIDPHLQTPMYFFLSNLSFLDILYTTSVTPKLLACLVAEKKTISFAGCTAQAHFFFFLGTAEFILLAVMSFDRYVAVCSPLCYATIMDYRVCLMLVLGCWVGAFLSVLVPIIIVVRIPYCKKEINHFFCDSGPLLYAACVVTYILEKLTFILATLVILSSLAFTSGSYTYIISTILRIPSGQGHQKAFSTCASHMTVVSIVHGSNIFVYVRPNQNKSLDFDKVATVLMTVVTPLLNPFSYSLRNERVKGVLRDTMNKITSLMLRKI, from the coding sequence ATGGGAAATTGGAGCCCAGTGACCGAGTTCACCCTGACTGCCTTCCCAGTTCTCCTGCAGATCCGGATATTtctctttctggttttcttgCTAACTTACACACTAACAGCAGCAGGAAACATTACCATCATTACCCTAATATGCATTGATCCTCACCTGCAAACCCCAATGTATTTTTTCCTCAGTAACTTGTCTTTCCTGGATATTTTGTACACCACTTCTGTTACCCCAAAGTTACTGGCTTGCTTGGTAGCAGAGAAGAAGACAATATCATTTGCTGGCTGCACGGCCCaagcacatttctttttctttctggggaCTGCGGAGTTTATCCTCTTGGCCGTCATGTCCTTCGACCGTTATGTGGCCGTCTGCAGCCCACTATGCTATGCCACCATCATGGACTACAGGGTCTGCCTTATGCTGGTTCTGGGCTGCTGGGTGGGAGCCTTCCTGTCTGTGTTGGTACCAATCATTATAGTGGTACGAATACCTTACTGTAAGAAAGAAATTAATCATTTTTTCTGTGACAGTGGACCTCTTCTGTATGCAGCCTGTGTAGTTACTTACATTTTAGAGAAGTTAACCTTTATTCTCGCTACCCTTGTCATCCTGAGCTCCCTGGCATTCACTTCTGGGTCCTATACCTACATCATCTCTACCATCCTGCGCATCCCCTCAGGCCAGGGCCATCAGAAAGCTTTCTCTACCTGTGCTTCTCATATGACTGTGGTCTCTATTGTTCATGGGAGCAacatttttgtgtatgtgagaCCCAATCAGAATAAGTCACTGGACTTTGACAAAGTAGCTACTGTCCTTATGACGGTAGTGACCCCTCTTCTGAACCCTTTCAGCTATAGCTTAAGGAATGAAAGAGTCAAGGGAGTCTTAAGAGATACAATGAACAAAATCACATCACTGATGCTAAGGAAAATTTGA